The Methanocella sp. genomic interval AAGCGCCCGGTAAGCCTCCCGTGATAAGCTTTATAATCCAGCACGGGCTTTTTTACACCGTAATTTCGAGAGAGGCACGCTTATTTCATGAAAGAGGAAATGTCAAGCGTCGACGTGTACGTCGTCGTCCGAGAGCTCCAGTTCCTCCTGGACTCGAAGCTCGAGAAGGCATACCAGCATACCGCCGACGAGATCAGGTTAAAATTACAGGAGTTCGAGACTGGCAAGTACGACCTCATTATTGAAGCCGGCAAGCGGCTCCACCTGACGGAGCACCCGAGAGAGTCGCCCAAGCTCCCTCCATCGTTCCCCATGATACTGCGCAAGTACATGACGGGGGGGCGCGTCACCAGGATAGCGCAGCATAACTTCGACCGCATCGTCGAGGTGGAAGTCACAAGGGCCGGCGTGAAGAACACGCTCGTAGCCGAACTGTTCAACCAGGGCAACGTCATTATGCTGG includes:
- a CDS encoding NFACT family protein; translation: MKEEMSSVDVYVVVRELQFLLDSKLEKAYQHTADEIRLKLQEFETGKYDLIIEAGKRLHLTEHPRESPKLPPSFPMILRKYMTGGRVTRIAQHNFDRIVEVEVTRAGVKNTLVAELFNQGNVIMLDENRRIMMPLRSMKMKDRDVLRGEQYEFPPPQLSPMDLTAEALKA